ACAAAAATTCCCTCCATACATTATGTCTGTATCTCTGAAGTACGGTCTAAACAATTTCGAGAGCTTTACAAAACGAAAGAAAAAATAACGGCCATCCCTGACGGCATCGATCCACCAGAGTTTTTTCAGCTTGCTCCGGATTTGAAAAAGATAGTTCGCGAACAGAAGCTTTATGAAGCAGATCTCATAATGGTTCACCCTTCACGGTTGATTCCAAGGAAGAACTTCGAGCTTGGACTGAAAGTCGTTTATGCTCTAAAGAAGAAGGGTGTCAATGTTCGCTATCTTATTACTGGCGTTTATGATCCGCATGAACCGAAGAACCTGAAATACTACCGCGAGCTGAAGAAGATAATCAAAGATTTCAATATAACGCGGGAAGTGCTTATTATTGCCGACTACCCGATGAAAAATGGCAAGAAGATTATTCCAGATAATACATTCATCCGCGATTTGTACTTCATCGCTGATATTCTCTTCATGCCGAGTATATCGGAAGGATTTGGCCTTCCACTCCTTGAGGCCGGGATGGCCAAACTGCCGATCGTCTGTTCTGACATTCCTTCATTTATGGAAATCGGTAGAGATTATGTATGTTCCTTCTCCATTACCGACGCGCCTGACCGGATTGCCGAAAAAATACTCCACTTTCTTGCGACGATTTCAACACACAATATGTATCGAAACGTGATAGAAAAGTATGCGTGGGATGCTGTTTATAGAAATCATATCAGGCCTCTGTTCAAAAAAGCCATGAAAGC
This portion of the Syntrophales bacterium genome encodes:
- a CDS encoding glycosyltransferase family 4 protein, whose protein sequence is MKVWCNVKNPDIDRLKIALLHYSCPHVVGGVEEVIGQQASLFHRHGHEVKIIAGKGDVFTEEFPVIINPLFSSTNTFVNRAQQELINGKRLHFDDLIENIFVELKSELESFDFLIAHNVMTMPYNLPLIFAIKKLADYEKVKVISWNHDSCYFFPDCPDVYHSEPWDILKTKIPSIHYVCISEVRSKQFRELYKTKEKITAIPDGIDPPEFFQLAPDLKKIVREQKLYEADLIMVHPSRLIPRKNFELGLKVVYALKKKGVNVRYLITGVYDPHEPKNLKYYRELKKIIKDFNITREVLIIADYPMKNGKKIIPDNTFIRDLYFIADILFMPSISEGFGLPLLEAGMAKLPIVCSDIPSFMEIGRDYVCSFSITDAPDRIAEKILHFLATISTHNMYRNVIEKYAWDAVYRNHIRPLFKKAMKARRGKV